The Magnetococcales bacterium genomic interval GACTCACTCGCCGCAGTTCATCAAGCTGTGCCGTTGATGTCACCAGATCAAACCTGGCTGCACGCCAAGCGCGATAGATCTTGTCAGGTGAGCCGTAAGGCGAAATCAACGCACCAAGCAGCACATTGGTGTCCAAAATGACACGCATCAATACTCACGTGCCCATTGCACGGCTTCGTCGATCAGATCGGTCAAATCAGTCTCGCTCATGTCGGCGGCGGCGGTCTTGGCCTGTTCGACGGCGCGTTCCAGGAGGTAGGCACGCACGGCTTCCTCGATGAATCGCGACAGATCGCCCTTGCGACCACCGCCTTGTGCCGCAATGAACATGCGCACGGATTTGTCTGTATCTGGTGAAACGGCAATATTCCAACGAATTGATGTCATACTGATCTCCGGCATCTGGGTGTATGGATGTCTATACACTTGTGCGCGGATACTGTCAACGATTTGCATAACGTTGGCCCCCACTGCTTGATTTGGCAACCATCAGAGCAGAATTGAAAGAGATATGCCATGACAACGCATGATGCAATTACTCATCATCGTGACCATCATCACCTCCCACTTGCAGGAGTTGTGGGATTACAGTCAGACCATCCTGAAACGGGATGGTATGGTCGATCAGGTGTTTGAAATTTAATTAGAGTATTTTCATATCAAAGCCTCATCCGCTGAAACAACTATTGGCGAAACGGAAGGGTGATTGACTTTTTGGATGATCTCATGCATTGTGGTGATGAGGTTATTTCCATCCTTGCAAGGGTCAAGAGCATGCCACCAGAAAAATCACGGGTCATCATAAGTTACAGCCATGCCGATGCCAAGCTGTTGAAAAATTTTCTCCCGTTTTTGAAAACACTGCAAAATGGTGGGCTGGTCACGGCCTGGAGTGATCATGATATCAAACCCGGGGTAGATTGGCCGAAGGAAATCACCCAAAAACTGAGTGAAGCCAATATCGCCGTCCTGTTGATTTCGCAAAATTTTCTTGCATCAGACTTTATCCGCACAGAGGAACTCCCCTTAATATTGAACGCCTATGAAAAGGGCACATTGACAATTCTTCCGGTCTTTTTAAGTCCTTCGGATGCCAGTGCAACCGCCATTCCCTTTACCGATTCCCAAGGCAATGCCAGGTCCTTCACCCTGACCAACATCCATGGCTACGGTACCCCAGAGAAGACGTTGGAACACATGTTGCCTGTTGAGCAGAAAGAAACATTCAAGGCATTGAATCAACGTATCCGCGAACTGGCCACCCCCCCCCCACCGAATCCAACTCCGCAATCCGTTCCAGACTCCTCTCCGGGCATGGACGCAGGTGCTAATGCTACGGTCAACGCCGTACAGGGCGATGACAAGCCGGGAAGTGAGATTATCAGTATCAAAGCCGATAAAGAACCGGTCGCCAGGCACCACAACGTCTCGACCGCAACCCAGCGCATTCTGGAACCCCTGCCGGGGCTGCGATTGCTGCCAGTCCCGGGAGGAACCTTTACCATGGGGGATGATCATGGAAAGCACGCTAGTGAAAAACCGGCACATCCGTTGGAACTCTCCTCCTTTTGGCTGGCAGAAACACCGGTGACCAACCGGCACTATGCCCTGTTTCTCCAATTGACCAAACATCCCGAACCTGCCTATTATTGGCAGAATCAAAAATACTCGGACCCAGATCAACCCGTGGTGGGTGTGGCTTGGTCGGATGCAGAAGCCTTTTGCACGTGGCTTACGCAAAAGTCCGGCAAGCAGATACTGCTGCCCAGCGAGGCGCAATGGGAATATGCCGCCCGGGGTACTGATGGCCGACGTTATCCCTGGGACCATGCGGAGCCAACAAAGGAGTTGGCCTGTTTTGGGTTGGATTCTTCGAAAGGAAAACCCTCTCTTGTGGGACAATACCCTGCGGGAAAAGGGCCTTTTGGCCATCTCGATCTGGCCGGCAATGTCTGGGAGTGGTGCCGGGATGTCTGGGATGGCAAGGCATACAAAAAACGCGCTGGGAAAAGCGCGGAGATCAAGGATCCTGTGGTCAACACAGGAGATCAGGAACGACGTTCTGTCAGGGGCGGGTCCTGGCACGGCCCTGCTGTGATCCTCCGGGCCGCCTTCCGCGGCGTCTACAGCGCCGGTATCCGCGGCGACGATCTGGGCTTTCGTCTCGCCGCCCCCGCCAGCACGCTTGGTCCTTGAGTGGTTGATTGTTGATCGTCGTCGATTTTTGTTTCCCTGGTCGCAGAGGTTTTGTATCCTCATGGGTGAAAGGTGGGAGCGCGATGTCGGCTGGGTCTGGACCCAATAGCTGACGGGAGACGCCGGGATGGTATCCAGATGCCGTTGTCTGGCCAACCTCCCGCCTTTTGTTCGGACGGTGAAGGAAATCTTAAGTTGTTCTACATCAGGTCAGGGTCAGTGATGAACACCATATGAATTTCGACAGTTGGCGTTCCCTCCCAGGTTCAGATCCCACTTTGTCAAGGGTTGTCAAGGAAAAAATAGTTGATTGTGCTTTTGGTGGCGGGTTGTTCGAGAGGATAAAACACCACTTCGTGATTTGGAAACCGCCAGAGCAAGGTTGAAGGATGTGTACCATGACAACACACGATGAAATGGTCGCAGAATGGATGGCCGATCCAGAATTCAAGGCAGCATACGATGCTCTGGACGATGATTTCCGATTGTTCGATGAGTTGCTTGCAGTACGAAAGAACGCCGAGCTGACTCAAGCCAAGGTTGCGGAAAAACTGAGGAACGAATGTTCCGATGCCGTTGGCTGCCGCATGGATGTCAAGCTTGTACCAGGGTGATATGAGCCCCCTGCAAAAAGCTTGAAGCAGGTCTAAATTGGTGAAAGTCAGGTCTGCAATACGTTGGCACCAAATAGGAGGATGTCCGTGGAAGAATCGTGGAAAGAAGCCATCAAGAAGGTACTCTCAGAGTCAGGAGAGCCTCTGCACTATGCAGATATTTCTGCGCAAATTTTATCCCTGGGTTACTACAAAACTGATGGAGCAACACCATCGGCAACTGTGAGCGCACAAATTACTTCATCGATAAAACGGGACGGAGACAAATCGCCGTTTGTGCGTGTTGGTAAAGGTATTTATACTTTAAAAGATTCATTGGATTCGCATATCAAAAAGTCATCCAACCCCAGATCAGATGAAGAAGAATCTAACTCAATTATTCGTTGTTTCGGTATGTATTGGCAACGTGATCTTGTTGTGTGGCGCAATGATCCAAAAATATTCGGGAGTCAGCCGGCAGCTTCCAAGCATGTTGATTTTGGTAAACAAAAAGGTATTTACATTCTTTATGATCACCACACAGTGTTATATGTCGGACGATCTGTTGACCGCTCATTAGGAAAACGCCTTCATGAGCATACGCATGACCGTCTCAACAGTCGTTGGAATCGATTCTCGTGGTTTGGTCTCCTTGGTGTAACAGATGAAGGTGATCTTCTGGAAACCAATCCTGATACCTCACTTGCTAATCTTATCGCGACGTTTGAAGCCGTCCTGATAGAGGCAATCGAACCCCCTCAGAATAGAAAACGTGGCGATGGCATGTCTGCTATTGGTGAATACATCCAGAGTATTGACCCTGAACTTAAAAGAGTAGAAACTCAAAATATTCTTCGGGATATTGCGCAGAGATTGTAGGTGTGGTGTTTGTCAAGCGTGACTGCTTTACCGCTCCTCCTCCCTCTCCAGACGATCAAATCCAGCGGTATCCACCAGGACCACAGGGACAGGATCTTTTATTGCATCCATGAGTTGTTGACCTCTTCAGGAGATGAAGGCCGCAACGACCACCTGAC includes:
- a CDS encoding ribbon-helix-helix domain-containing protein, encoding MTSIRWNIAVSPDTDKSVRMFIAAQGGGRKGDLSRFIEEAVRAYLLERAVEQAKTAAADMSETDLTDLIDEAVQWAREY
- a CDS encoding SUMF1/EgtB/PvdO family nonheme iron enzyme; amino-acid sequence: MPPEKSRVIISYSHADAKLLKNFLPFLKTLQNGGLVTAWSDHDIKPGVDWPKEITQKLSEANIAVLLISQNFLASDFIRTEELPLILNAYEKGTLTILPVFLSPSDASATAIPFTDSQGNARSFTLTNIHGYGTPEKTLEHMLPVEQKETFKALNQRIRELATPPPPNPTPQSVPDSSPGMDAGANATVNAVQGDDKPGSEIISIKADKEPVARHHNVSTATQRILEPLPGLRLLPVPGGTFTMGDDHGKHASEKPAHPLELSSFWLAETPVTNRHYALFLQLTKHPEPAYYWQNQKYSDPDQPVVGVAWSDAEAFCTWLTQKSGKQILLPSEAQWEYAARGTDGRRYPWDHAEPTKELACFGLDSSKGKPSLVGQYPAGKGPFGHLDLAGNVWEWCRDVWDGKAYKKRAGKSAEIKDPVVNTGDQERRSVRGGSWHGPAVILRAAFRGVYSAGIRGDDLGFRLAAPASTLGP
- a CDS encoding transcriptional regulator, translated to MTTHDEMVAEWMADPEFKAAYDALDDDFRLFDELLAVRKNAELTQAKVAEKLRNECSDAVGCRMDVKLVPG